A single window of Silvimonas iriomotensis DNA harbors:
- the xdhB gene encoding xanthine dehydrogenase molybdopterin binding subunit yields the protein MNMQRDPGPPAGTQVGKSLPHESATLHVTGTAAYTDDLPELTGTLHAALGLSSIAHGRVIRMELDAVRAYPGVQAVIMASDIPGANNCGVVIHDEPILADNDIQFYGQPLFAVAARSHEVARRAVRLAKIEYESLPAILDMDEAIAAQSWVLPPAEMARGDAASALAAAPHCLTGFAKVGGQEHFYLEGQIAYAVPRPDDSLHVYCSTQHPTEMQHLVAHALGWRSHQVSVECRRLGGGFGGKESQSGQWACLAALLAWQTGRPVKLRLDRDDDITITGKRHPFQCHWEAGFDEYGLLQGVKIELASNCGFSADLSGPVNDRALCHLDNAYYLDAVAIRSLRCKTNTVSATAFRGFGGPQGMFMIESIMDDVARHLRLDPLAVRQRNLYGPAAGHERNVTHYGMTVEDNILPQLLAQLVETSDYHARRKAMATFNANSPVIKRGLALTPVKFGISFNATLFNQAGAVVMVYADGTVLVTHGGTEMGQGLYTKIRQIVAEVFGLPVADIRFTATDTSRVPNTSATAASSGTDINGQAVHAAAMTIRGRLAALVAQLSECQPEQVRFVDGRVYAPGFSEDFADITRRAYAARIQLWSDGYYRTPKIHWDPATRTGRPFFYFAYGAAVSEVAIDTLTGEMKVLRADILHDVGRSINPALDTGQIEGGFIQGMGWLTSEELCWQQAGAQRGRLNSHAPSTYKIPTGFDVPEVFNVALFDGENLEESIYRSKAVGEPPLMLALSVFFAVRDAVAAACGPGSRPPLVAPATPESILRALRHGREGA from the coding sequence ATGAACATGCAGCGTGATCCCGGCCCACCCGCAGGCACCCAGGTCGGCAAGTCGTTGCCGCATGAAAGCGCCACGCTGCATGTCACCGGTACGGCGGCCTATACCGATGACTTGCCGGAACTGACCGGAACCCTGCATGCCGCGCTGGGCCTGTCGAGCATTGCCCACGGCCGGGTGATCCGCATGGAGCTGGATGCCGTGCGCGCATATCCGGGCGTGCAGGCGGTGATCATGGCCAGTGATATTCCTGGCGCCAACAACTGTGGCGTCGTGATTCACGATGAACCCATTCTGGCCGACAACGACATCCAGTTTTACGGACAACCACTTTTTGCCGTGGCGGCACGCTCGCATGAGGTCGCCCGCCGCGCGGTGCGGCTGGCGAAGATTGAATACGAATCGCTGCCGGCGATTCTGGACATGGACGAAGCCATTGCCGCGCAGTCCTGGGTGTTGCCGCCGGCAGAGATGGCGCGCGGTGATGCCGCCAGCGCGCTGGCCGCCGCGCCGCACTGCCTGACGGGTTTTGCCAAAGTGGGCGGGCAGGAACATTTTTATCTGGAAGGGCAAATTGCCTATGCCGTGCCCCGGCCCGATGACAGCCTGCATGTGTATTGCTCCACTCAGCATCCAACCGAAATGCAGCACCTGGTGGCGCATGCGCTGGGCTGGCGCTCGCATCAGGTCAGCGTGGAATGCCGGCGCCTGGGCGGTGGCTTTGGCGGTAAAGAATCGCAATCGGGCCAGTGGGCTTGTCTGGCTGCCCTGCTGGCCTGGCAGACCGGGCGGCCGGTGAAATTGCGGCTGGATCGCGACGACGACATCACCATCACCGGCAAGCGGCATCCGTTTCAGTGTCATTGGGAAGCGGGCTTTGACGAGTACGGTCTGCTGCAGGGGGTGAAGATCGAACTGGCGTCCAATTGCGGGTTTTCGGCCGATTTGTCCGGGCCGGTGAATGACCGGGCGCTGTGTCATCTGGATAACGCCTACTACCTGGACGCCGTGGCCATTCGCAGTTTGCGCTGCAAGACCAACACGGTTTCCGCCACGGCGTTCCGGGGTTTTGGTGGCCCGCAGGGCATGTTCATGATTGAAAGCATCATGGATGACGTGGCGCGCCACTTGCGGCTTGATCCACTGGCGGTGCGCCAGCGTAATCTCTACGGCCCGGCCGCCGGGCACGAACGCAACGTGACGCATTACGGCATGACTGTCGAGGACAACATCCTGCCGCAGTTGCTGGCGCAACTGGTAGAGACCAGCGACTACCACGCCCGTCGCAAAGCCATGGCGACCTTCAACGCCAATAGCCCCGTGATCAAGCGCGGGCTGGCACTGACGCCGGTGAAGTTCGGTATCTCGTTCAACGCCACGCTGTTCAACCAGGCCGGCGCGGTGGTCATGGTGTATGCCGATGGCACGGTGCTGGTCACGCATGGCGGTACGGAAATGGGGCAGGGGCTGTACACCAAAATCCGCCAGATCGTGGCCGAAGTATTCGGCCTGCCCGTGGCCGACATCCGCTTTACCGCAACCGATACCTCCCGGGTGCCCAATACCTCGGCCACGGCGGCATCCAGCGGGACTGACATCAACGGCCAGGCCGTGCATGCAGCGGCCATGACCATCCGTGGCCGACTGGCAGCGCTGGTCGCCCAGTTAAGTGAATGCCAGCCAGAGCAGGTGCGCTTTGTCGATGGCCGCGTCTACGCGCCCGGGTTTTCTGAAGATTTTGCCGATATCACCCGCCGCGCCTATGCCGCACGCATCCAGTTATGGAGCGATGGTTATTACCGCACACCCAAAATCCACTGGGACCCGGCCACCCGCACCGGGCGCCCGTTCTTTTACTTTGCCTACGGCGCCGCGGTAAGCGAAGTCGCCATTGATACATTGACCGGCGAGATGAAAGTCTTGCGCGCCGACATCTTGCATGATGTCGGGCGCTCGATTAACCCGGCGCTGGATACCGGCCAGATCGAGGGCGGCTTTATTCAGGGCATGGGCTGGCTGACGTCCGAGGAATTGTGCTGGCAGCAAGCCGGTGCCCAGCGCGGACGGCTGAATAGCCATGCGCCGTCGACCTACAAAATCCCCACCGGTTTTGATGTGCCGGAAGTCTTCAACGTGGCGCTGTTTGACGGCGAGAATCTGGAGGAGTCCATCTACCGCTCCAAAGCCGTGGGCGAGCCGCCGCTCATGCTGGCGCTGTCTGTGTTTTTTGCGGTGCGCGATGCCGTCGCCGCCGCGTGTGGCCCGGGCAGCCGCCCGCCCCTGGTGGCTCCGGCCACGCCGGAAAGCATCTTGCGCGCACTCAGACACGGGCGGGAGGGCGCATGA
- a CDS encoding MAPEG family protein: MNLQLQWLVWSIALGLVYLMAYACVILKSEGVMWTAGPRDEGQPQQGLAGRLARAQRNYMETWPFFAAAVLLAHVLARESAQTEWGCLIYFWARVAYLPLYAFGVPWLRSLAWVVSMLGLVMVLAALF, translated from the coding sequence ATGAATCTGCAATTGCAATGGCTGGTCTGGAGTATCGCGCTGGGCCTTGTCTATCTGATGGCGTATGCCTGCGTGATTCTCAAATCCGAGGGCGTCATGTGGACTGCCGGCCCGCGGGATGAAGGCCAGCCACAACAGGGCCTGGCCGGGCGGCTGGCGCGGGCGCAGCGCAACTATATGGAAACCTGGCCCTTTTTTGCGGCGGCGGTGTTGCTGGCGCATGTCCTGGCGCGGGAATCCGCCCAGACTGAATGGGGCTGCCTGATCTATTTCTGGGCGCGCGTGGCCTATCTGCCGCTCTATGCCTTTGGCGTACCCTGGCTGCGTTCGCTGGCCTGGGTGGTGTCCATGCTGGGCCTTGTCATGGTGCTGGCGGCGCTGTTCTGA
- a CDS encoding GFA family protein, translating to MLLEGSCQCGAVSFTVQCPHPLPYQRCYCSICRKTQGGGGYAINLGALADTLDVHGREHIRMYHARVKNPEDARTHISSAERHFCGECGTALWVYDAQWPELIHPFASAIDTPLPATPETVHMMLEFKPDWVVADIKPQDQQFQRYSSESIAEFHQRVGGVSSDEPG from the coding sequence ATGTTGCTTGAAGGTTCCTGCCAGTGCGGCGCGGTCAGTTTTACCGTCCAGTGCCCGCATCCCCTGCCTTACCAGCGCTGCTATTGCAGCATTTGCCGCAAAACCCAGGGCGGCGGCGGTTATGCCATCAACCTGGGCGCGCTGGCCGATACGCTGGACGTGCACGGTCGCGAGCACATTCGCATGTATCACGCGCGGGTGAAAAATCCGGAAGATGCGCGCACGCATATCAGCAGCGCCGAGCGGCATTTTTGCGGCGAATGCGGTACGGCCTTGTGGGTGTACGACGCGCAATGGCCAGAGTTGATCCACCCGTTCGCTTCGGCCATTGATACGCCCTTGCCCGCCACACCAGAAACCGTGCATATGATGCTGGAATTCAAACCGGACTGGGTGGTGGCAGATATCAAGCCGCAGGATCAGCAGTTCCAGCGTTATTCCAGCGAATCCATTGCCGAATTCCACCAGCGCGTTGGCGGCGTGTCGTCAGATGAACCAGGCTAA
- a CDS encoding 2OG-Fe(II) oxygenase — protein MLLFTARWPIPFDSYLIRYPEGAHIPPHTDPVQDGRHYRLNIILKAPRAGGEFVCATPIYASRRIKLFRPDACEHSVTRVEGGSRYVLSVGWVCK, from the coding sequence ATGCTGCTGTTCACCGCGCGCTGGCCCATTCCGTTTGACAGCTATCTGATCCGCTATCCGGAAGGCGCGCATATTCCACCGCATACCGATCCGGTGCAGGACGGCCGTCATTACCGGCTGAACATCATTCTCAAAGCGCCGCGCGCCGGGGGCGAGTTTGTCTGTGCCACGCCCATCTATGCGTCACGCCGCATCAAATTGTTCCGGCCGGATGCGTGCGAGCACAGCGTGACGCGGGTGGAAGGCGGCAGCCGCTATGTGTTGTCGGTGGGCTGGGTGTGCAAATAA
- the guaD gene encoding guanine deaminase: MASPAHLIVRGSILHFLQDPAQYPDAEAFQYLDDGYLWLADGIVQGTGNWQQLGEIPAAAREHATWADHSGQLILPGLVDTHMHYVQAGMIGSFGCRLLDWLNDYTFPAEAAFADPDVARVTAKFVIERLLAHGTTTASVFGSVHPQSVDAFMAEAAQRGLRMLCGKAMMDRYCPPEVRDTAEQSGRDSADLISRWHGKGRLRYTITPRFAPTSTPEQLGIAGELYRSKPDLHVQSHLAENDKEVAWVAELFPQQRDYLDVYEHFGLTGPRTIYGHCIHLTDREQAAMAASGTAAAFCPTSNLFLGSGMFDYHSVAGAGVRVGLATDVGGGTSLSMIRTLAEAYKVSQARHHPLSPMRGWYLATLGGARALYLDEVIGNFAPGREGDFIVLKLDATPELAFRMARARTLAERLFALTTLGDERCVAATYIMGQRAH, encoded by the coding sequence ATGGCATCTCCCGCTCATCTCATCGTCCGTGGCAGCATCCTGCATTTTCTGCAGGACCCCGCGCAGTACCCGGATGCGGAGGCGTTCCAGTATCTGGACGACGGCTACCTGTGGCTGGCGGACGGCATCGTGCAAGGCACGGGAAACTGGCAACAACTGGGCGAGATCCCGGCCGCCGCGCGTGAGCATGCAACCTGGGCGGATCACAGCGGCCAGCTGATCTTGCCAGGCCTTGTCGATACCCATATGCATTACGTTCAGGCGGGCATGATCGGCTCTTTTGGTTGCCGCCTGCTGGACTGGCTGAACGATTACACCTTCCCGGCTGAAGCCGCGTTTGCTGATCCGGACGTCGCCCGCGTTACCGCAAAGTTTGTGATCGAGCGCTTGCTGGCGCATGGCACAACCACGGCCTCGGTCTTTGGCAGCGTGCATCCGCAATCGGTCGATGCCTTTATGGCAGAAGCGGCGCAGCGCGGACTGCGCATGCTCTGCGGCAAAGCCATGATGGATAGATACTGCCCGCCCGAAGTGCGCGATACCGCGGAACAATCGGGCCGGGACAGCGCAGACCTGATCAGCCGCTGGCACGGCAAGGGCCGGCTGCGCTACACGATCACGCCACGCTTTGCGCCGACTTCCACCCCGGAACAACTGGGCATTGCCGGCGAGTTGTATCGCTCAAAGCCAGACCTGCATGTGCAGTCGCATCTGGCAGAAAACGACAAGGAAGTCGCCTGGGTAGCCGAGTTATTCCCGCAACAGCGCGATTATCTGGATGTCTACGAACACTTCGGCCTGACCGGCCCGCGCACGATCTACGGGCACTGCATTCATCTGACCGACCGTGAACAGGCGGCCATGGCGGCCAGCGGCACGGCGGCGGCCTTCTGCCCGACATCCAATCTGTTCCTGGGGAGTGGCATGTTCGATTACCACAGCGTGGCAGGCGCCGGAGTTCGCGTCGGGCTGGCGACGGATGTGGGCGGCGGCACCTCCCTGAGCATGATCCGCACGCTGGCCGAGGCCTACAAGGTCTCGCAGGCGCGGCATCACCCGTTGTCTCCCATGCGCGGCTGGTATCTGGCCACGCTGGGCGGTGCGCGGGCGCTTTATCTGGATGAAGTCATCGGCAATTTCGCGCCGGGGCGGGAAGGGGACTTCATCGTCCTCAAACTGGATGCCACGCCGGAGCTGGCGTTTCGCATGGCGCGCGCCCGCACGCTGGCCGAGCGCCTGTTTGCGCTGACCACGCTGGGCGACGAGCGCTGCGTGGCGGCAACCTACATCATGGGGCAGCGCGCACATTGA
- the xdhC gene encoding xanthine dehydrogenase accessory protein XdhC, which yields MSHWMQQLARRLAQGDDQVLVTVARAEGSTPRDAGTVMLVGPADTHDTIGGGHLEWEAITMARVLLAGGPQQALLRFSLGARLGQCCGGVVWLALERISATEASAWQQRALALREGAVVTRQLRSTGQGSDWHNVPATDHSATTTLEGDLKAWSLTQTWLPHPFTVMLFGAGHVGAALVHVLAPLGIRLQWIDERETLFGDMAIWPDNVQCIATDTPQADIAAAAPGTCFLLMTHNHALDFELCQAIFKRDDFDYFGMIGSHSKRVTFEHRLRDRGVPVARFKEMICPIGVPGITTKEPAAIAIAVAAQLLQVRERRRVLGRRLAHTSNDHTLADPPPNQSSERV from the coding sequence ATGAGCCACTGGATGCAGCAACTCGCCCGGCGGCTGGCGCAGGGCGACGATCAAGTGCTGGTGACTGTCGCCCGGGCCGAGGGCTCCACCCCGCGCGATGCCGGTACGGTCATGCTGGTGGGGCCCGCCGATACGCACGACACCATCGGCGGCGGCCATCTGGAATGGGAAGCCATCACCATGGCGCGGGTGCTGCTGGCAGGCGGCCCGCAGCAGGCGCTGTTGCGTTTCAGCCTGGGCGCCAGACTGGGTCAGTGTTGCGGCGGCGTGGTCTGGCTGGCGCTGGAACGCATCAGCGCGACAGAGGCGTCCGCATGGCAACAACGGGCGCTGGCGCTACGCGAGGGCGCAGTGGTGACGCGGCAGTTACGTAGCACTGGTCAGGGTTCGGACTGGCACAACGTGCCGGCCACGGATCACAGCGCAACGACCACGCTGGAAGGGGATCTGAAAGCCTGGTCGCTGACGCAGACCTGGTTGCCGCACCCGTTTACCGTCATGTTGTTCGGCGCGGGCCACGTCGGCGCGGCGCTGGTGCATGTGCTGGCGCCGCTGGGCATCAGACTGCAGTGGATTGATGAGCGCGAGACGCTGTTTGGCGACATGGCTATCTGGCCCGATAACGTGCAATGCATCGCCACCGATACGCCGCAGGCCGATATCGCCGCCGCAGCGCCCGGCACCTGCTTTTTGCTGATGACGCATAACCACGCGCTGGATTTCGAACTGTGCCAGGCCATCTTCAAGCGGGATGATTTTGACTACTTCGGCATGATTGGTTCGCACAGCAAAAGGGTTACTTTCGAGCATCGCCTGCGGGATCGCGGCGTGCCGGTGGCGCGCTTCAAAGAAATGATCTGCCCGATCGGCGTGCCCGGCATCACCACCAAAGAGCCTGCCGCCATTGCCATTGCCGTGGCCGCGCAATTGTTGCAAGTGCGGGAGCGAAGACGGGTGCTGGGCCGGCGGCTGGCGCATACATCCAATGATCACACCCTGGCTGACCCGCCGCCGAATCAATCCTCAGAGCGCGTGTGA